The following proteins come from a genomic window of Eisenibacter elegans DSM 3317:
- a CDS encoding aminotransferase class I/II-fold pyridoxal phosphate-dependent enzyme, translated as MDLFEKFKKSRGPLGEHADKAHGYFTFPKLEGEINPRMQFRGKEVLTWSLNNYLGLANHPEIRKVDADAAAQWGMAYPMGARMMSGNSRYHEQLEAELAEFVQKEDSILLNFGYQGIVSIVDTLLDRKDVVVYDSESHACIIDGLRMHLGKRYVFPHNDIENCEKQLVRATKMAEQTGGGILVITEGVFGMSGAMGKLKDIIELKKKYNFRLLVDDAHGFGTMGATGAGTGEAQGIQDGIDVYFSTFAKSMASIGAFVAADRDVCNYMRYNLRSQIFAKSLPMPLVIGALKRLEMLRNMPELRQKLWDVVNALQSGLRDMGLDLGKTESPVTPVFLQGGAEEATNLIVDLRENFRIFCSVVAYPVVPKGVIMLRLIPTASHSLADVEETLKAFRAVLPKLKAGEYRKEIPAGLAEGTF; from the coding sequence GTGGATTTATTTGAAAAATTTAAGAAAAGTAGGGGTCCGCTTGGCGAACACGCAGACAAAGCGCATGGGTATTTTACCTTCCCAAAACTAGAGGGGGAGATTAATCCACGCATGCAGTTTAGAGGAAAAGAAGTACTCACTTGGAGTTTGAATAATTATCTTGGCTTAGCCAACCACCCCGAAATCCGTAAGGTCGATGCCGATGCTGCCGCGCAGTGGGGAATGGCCTACCCAATGGGAGCGCGTATGATGTCGGGCAATAGCCGCTATCACGAACAGTTAGAGGCTGAGCTGGCCGAGTTTGTACAGAAAGAGGACTCGATTTTGCTCAACTTCGGCTACCAAGGCATTGTGTCTATTGTAGATACCCTGCTCGACCGCAAAGATGTGGTAGTGTATGACTCTGAGTCACACGCTTGTATCATCGATGGCTTGCGCATGCACCTTGGCAAACGCTATGTATTCCCACACAACGACATTGAGAACTGCGAAAAGCAGCTCGTCCGCGCCACCAAAATGGCTGAACAAACCGGCGGCGGTATCCTCGTGATTACCGAAGGAGTGTTTGGTATGTCGGGCGCTATGGGTAAGTTGAAAGACATCATTGAGCTGAAAAAGAAATATAACTTCCGCCTCTTGGTAGACGACGCGCACGGCTTCGGTACTATGGGCGCTACCGGCGCAGGTACTGGCGAAGCCCAAGGTATCCAAGACGGTATCGACGTATACTTCTCTACCTTTGCCAAGTCGATGGCCAGCATCGGAGCCTTTGTGGCTGCTGACCGCGATGTGTGTAACTATATGCGTTACAACCTACGTTCGCAAATTTTTGCCAAATCACTCCCTATGCCCTTGGTAATCGGGGCTTTGAAGCGCCTCGAAATGCTCCGCAATATGCCCGAATTGCGCCAAAAACTATGGGATGTGGTCAATGCGCTCCAAAGCGGCTTGCGCGATATGGGACTAGACCTCGGCAAGACAGAGTCGCCCGTAACGCCAGTGTTCTTACAAGGGGGAGCCGAAGAAGCCACAAACTTAATAGTAGACCTGCGCGAAAACTTCCGCATCTTCTGTTCAGTAGTAGCCTATCCTGTAGTACCCAAAGGAGTGATTATGTTGCGCCTTATCCCAACAGCCTCACACAGCCTGGCTGATGTAGAAGAAACCCTCAAGGCTTTCCGCGCCGTTTTGCCCAAACTCAAAGCAGGCGAATACCGAAAAGAGATACCCGCTGGTCTAGCAGAGGGAACTTTTTAG
- the tpiA gene encoding triose-phosphate isomerase, translated as MRQKIVAGNWKMHKTLEEGQKLASEVIHMAASEHLPNVHLILATPFIHLGAVARLLPQNSKVSLAAQNCHHLTEGAYTGEVSAKMLQSIGVSYVLIGHSERRSYFHEDHHLIAQKVKAALAEGLTPIFCCGETLEAREADNHFEVVGQQLLESLFDLSPEQMQQVVVAYEPVWAIGTGRTASSDQAQEMHAFIRQSIAKQYGEASAAQISILYGGSCKPSNAAELFACPDVDGGLIGGASLVARDFIDIAKALS; from the coding sequence ATGAGACAAAAAATAGTAGCCGGCAACTGGAAAATGCACAAAACCCTTGAAGAAGGGCAAAAACTAGCCTCAGAGGTAATTCATATGGCTGCCTCGGAGCACCTCCCCAATGTTCATCTGATTTTGGCTACGCCATTTATCCACCTCGGCGCTGTAGCACGCTTGTTGCCTCAAAACAGCAAGGTGTCCTTGGCCGCCCAAAACTGCCACCACTTAACCGAAGGAGCGTATACTGGGGAAGTATCGGCCAAAATGCTCCAAAGTATCGGGGTATCCTATGTCTTGATAGGCCATAGCGAGCGCCGAAGCTATTTTCACGAAGACCACCACTTAATAGCCCAAAAGGTGAAAGCAGCATTGGCAGAGGGGCTAACCCCCATTTTCTGTTGTGGCGAAACCCTCGAAGCCCGTGAAGCTGACAACCATTTTGAAGTCGTAGGCCAACAGCTCCTAGAAAGCCTCTTTGACCTCAGCCCCGAGCAGATGCAGCAGGTCGTCGTCGCATATGAGCCTGTTTGGGCGATTGGTACCGGGCGAACCGCCAGCAGCGACCAAGCTCAGGAAATGCACGCCTTCATCCGTCAAAGCATCGCCAAACAATATGGAGAAGCCTCTGCCGCTCAGATATCAATTCTTTATGGGGGAAGCTGCAAGCCTTCAAACGCCGCAGAGTTATTTGCTTGCCCTGATGTAGACGGAGGCCTGATTGGAGGCGCATCACTCGTAGCCCGCGATTTTATAGATATTGCCAAAGCGCTGTCTTAG
- a CDS encoding SulP family inorganic anion transporter produces MEISQQKYPREGLIGLRRYLRADMYAGLITFFLSIPFCLSIAFASGFPLMSGILTAVVGGLLISLVGGSSLGIKGPTTAYMPFLFLAIHQLGHGHWSTGLSYTLAVIVAAGIIQIIFGLLPIYHWLKIIPEAVTYGVLSAVGVLVIVHELHYLLGSDTGSYYFYELLLLLPQALYELDLAALSIGLVTCLVLFSSLTFQSQLAKLVPTPFMALLIGTGLAIYFDLPNDEQRQHLLAPMPQNWLSVIIMPDFSKVFQTRSLLYALVFALVGSLETITNLKAIDAIDQYRRKSNLRRELIAIGLGNVVCGLIGALPMITVMLRSINNVNSGAKTRWSGFWMGLFLALSASLLFVVYAIPKAALAAVMIYTAYRLNSPRLIGNIYRLGTEQLLLFVVTALATIFGGVLWGIGCGLLVYLMVYLFWGASLKTLFIPEAKLISYSQERNAIKIRSAAVVTIFPYLERMIKKISPTGIIYIDCARSPVVDYNFMELIYNHANNFNPKSQGIELQGLDDHLSVSSNPLATRIKPEKPSVPKKGSTGKKSILTRLYDQTIDYFKRKQVFTFTSHQADIWGVATINNAKLRTQLTYDGVQLQAFRLAAGYEIKYRENKFRKKYREVNIEFSELFLSKGMRLSEQNLKISVLSVKDLPLEVPDFLLEKESLLKQISLFQPIEQEEDEADSYLTTLSGYRLKGNDKEGIYQFFNPRLVNAIEQHPIYNLEAVNGQVAIYIAKNLMNRIELEDAVLLAETIVDSQYEQIQGLIISQEVQEP; encoded by the coding sequence ATGGAGATAAGCCAACAAAAATACCCCCGTGAGGGCCTTATAGGTCTCAGAAGATATTTACGCGCAGATATGTATGCCGGACTTATCACTTTTTTTCTGAGCATTCCTTTTTGTTTGAGCATTGCCTTTGCTTCAGGCTTCCCCTTGATGTCGGGTATCCTAACTGCGGTGGTGGGAGGCTTATTAATCAGCCTTGTTGGTGGCAGTTCCTTGGGCATCAAAGGTCCCACGACCGCCTATATGCCCTTTCTGTTTTTGGCGATTCACCAACTAGGCCACGGACACTGGAGCACGGGGCTGTCCTATACCCTGGCCGTCATCGTGGCCGCAGGGATAATACAAATCATTTTTGGTTTATTACCTATTTATCACTGGCTCAAAATCATTCCCGAAGCAGTTACCTATGGGGTACTCTCTGCGGTAGGGGTGTTGGTCATTGTCCACGAACTACACTATTTGCTGGGTAGCGATACAGGCAGCTACTATTTCTACGAGTTGCTCTTGCTGCTGCCGCAGGCGCTGTATGAGCTCGATTTGGCCGCCCTGAGTATAGGCTTGGTTACTTGCTTGGTCTTGTTTTCTTCCTTGACCTTCCAATCACAACTAGCCAAGCTCGTGCCTACTCCCTTTATGGCTTTGCTGATAGGGACTGGTCTGGCTATTTATTTTGACCTACCCAACGACGAGCAGCGCCAGCACCTCCTTGCGCCAATGCCTCAAAACTGGCTGTCGGTCATCATTATGCCCGACTTCAGCAAGGTTTTCCAGACACGCTCCCTGCTCTATGCCTTGGTATTTGCTTTGGTGGGCAGCCTCGAAACCATCACCAACCTCAAAGCTATTGATGCCATTGACCAATACCGGCGCAAATCCAATCTTCGGCGTGAGCTGATTGCTATTGGGCTGGGCAATGTCGTTTGTGGGCTTATTGGCGCGCTGCCAATGATTACGGTGATGCTCCGCAGTATCAATAACGTCAATAGTGGGGCAAAAACCCGTTGGTCGGGCTTTTGGATGGGGCTGTTTTTGGCACTTTCTGCCAGCCTCTTGTTTGTGGTCTATGCTATCCCCAAAGCCGCCTTGGCGGCAGTAATGATTTACACGGCCTACCGCCTCAATTCGCCCCGCTTAATCGGCAATATCTATCGCCTAGGCACTGAGCAGCTACTCTTGTTTGTAGTAACGGCCTTGGCTACCATATTTGGCGGTGTCTTGTGGGGCATTGGCTGCGGCCTCTTGGTCTATCTGATGGTATACTTGTTTTGGGGTGCAAGCCTGAAGACGCTTTTTATACCAGAGGCCAAGCTGATTTCGTACAGCCAAGAACGGAATGCCATCAAAATTCGCTCTGCTGCCGTGGTAACCATATTCCCCTACCTAGAGCGGATGATCAAAAAAATATCGCCTACCGGTATTATTTATATCGACTGTGCGCGCAGCCCCGTAGTAGATTACAACTTTATGGAGCTGATTTATAACCACGCCAACAACTTCAACCCCAAAAGCCAAGGCATAGAGTTGCAAGGACTAGACGACCACCTCTCTGTATCGTCTAACCCGCTGGCAACCCGCATCAAACCTGAAAAGCCAAGTGTACCCAAAAAAGGAAGCACAGGCAAAAAGTCTATTCTGACACGACTTTATGACCAGACCATTGACTACTTCAAACGCAAACAAGTGTTTACCTTTACCTCTCACCAAGCAGATATTTGGGGGGTAGCCACCATCAACAATGCTAAGCTACGTACACAACTAACCTACGATGGTGTTCAGCTACAAGCCTTTAGGCTTGCCGCCGGATATGAAATCAAATACAGGGAAAATAAGTTTCGTAAAAAATATCGAGAGGTCAATATCGAGTTTTCGGAGCTTTTCTTGTCCAAAGGAATGCGCCTAAGTGAGCAAAACCTAAAGATATCGGTGCTTTCTGTAAAGGATTTGCCGCTAGAAGTGCCCGACTTCCTCCTCGAAAAAGAATCCCTGCTCAAACAAATCAGCCTCTTTCAGCCTATAGAACAGGAAGAGGACGAAGCCGATAGCTATCTCACAACCCTCAGCGGTTATAGACTCAAGGGCAATGACAAAGAGGGTATTTATCAGTTTTTTAACCCTAGGCTTGTCAATGCCATTGAGCAACACCCTATTTACAACCTAGAGGCTGTCAATGGCCAGGTGGCGATATATATTGCCAAAAATTTGATGAACCGTATTGAGCTAGAAGATGCCGTATTGCTGGCCGAAACTATCGTAGATAGCCAATATGAGCAGATTCAGGGCTTAATCATCAGCCAAGAAGTACAAGAACCGTGA
- a CDS encoding peptidylprolyl isomerase: MAIINKIRERSGLAIGVIAVGLILFIVGGDLLGPNSMLLGTGRQVVGSIAGSDVSLEEFNQELEMLKQNFALQTGQAPSEEQSTFLREQAWNTLVYNRIFLDEFKKIGIKVSDDELGEMVQGDDLFIHPEIRQQFSDSNGVFQKDQLIGFLQNLDQFPPEQRLAWKNFEENLRNDRLRTKYEALFKSSVYVTQAEAKREYEAQNTKATATYVHIPYSSIPDTAITITDKDLEVHLKANFKRYQDRATETRSLAYVVFDVAPSTEDSLALYQELRQMAKALATAEDDSAFVQAQTEGNTIPFEYVSPDRLPSVFFDKNTTLLKGGVYGPFVENRNNFKIFKVADTKEDSIDYVRASHILVKWATPDEADKKKARQRAEELLKEIQEGADFAEMARKHGTDGTKETGGDLGFFSRGRMVKPFEDAAFSVNEPRLLPNIVETDFGYHIVKVTHPKTRTKYKLAVVEKILDPSEATNDEAYRKAEQLASNVTNLAQLEAEVNKNPALVLLKAERLPTSANNINDISDARAIIRWAFNDAKVGEVSEVFEMREQSKYIIAALTGRTAEKEPNIESFREELTAEVLKERKKMQIIAKLQNTKGDLDAIAKAYGAGAAIGQADELTLASGSLGNTGLNPRAIGTIFGLKENTNSQPIADESGVFVLRPIKFVKASEIADYSQYKSQLQEVQRAQTSFKATGAVREAAKIKDHRYKFF; this comes from the coding sequence ATGGCTATTATTAACAAAATCAGAGAACGCTCCGGCTTGGCTATCGGCGTAATTGCCGTGGGGCTAATCCTTTTTATCGTGGGAGGCGACTTGCTAGGCCCCAACTCAATGCTCTTAGGCACAGGCCGCCAAGTGGTGGGCAGTATCGCCGGCAGTGATGTATCCCTCGAAGAGTTTAACCAAGAGCTAGAAATGCTCAAGCAAAACTTTGCCCTACAAACAGGCCAAGCGCCCAGTGAAGAGCAATCGACTTTTTTGCGTGAGCAGGCTTGGAACACCCTCGTATACAACCGTATTTTTTTGGATGAGTTCAAAAAAATCGGCATCAAAGTAAGCGATGATGAGCTAGGAGAGATGGTGCAAGGCGATGACCTCTTCATTCACCCCGAAATTCGGCAGCAATTTTCTGATAGCAATGGTGTGTTTCAGAAAGACCAGCTCATCGGATTTCTTCAAAACCTCGATCAGTTCCCGCCTGAGCAACGCCTTGCATGGAAAAATTTTGAAGAAAACCTCCGCAATGACCGCCTACGTACCAAATACGAAGCACTCTTCAAATCATCAGTATATGTAACACAAGCTGAAGCCAAGCGCGAATACGAAGCGCAAAACACCAAGGCCACGGCTACTTATGTACACATACCCTATAGCAGTATCCCTGATACAGCAATCACTATCACAGACAAAGACCTAGAGGTACACCTAAAGGCAAACTTCAAACGCTATCAAGACCGCGCCACCGAAACGCGCAGCCTTGCTTATGTGGTGTTTGATGTAGCTCCTTCTACCGAAGACAGCCTTGCCCTATACCAAGAGCTGCGCCAAATGGCCAAGGCACTTGCTACTGCCGAAGACGATTCGGCCTTTGTTCAGGCGCAGACCGAAGGCAACACTATCCCGTTTGAGTATGTAAGCCCTGACAGGCTGCCAAGCGTGTTTTTTGACAAAAACACCACACTCCTCAAAGGAGGTGTTTATGGGCCATTTGTAGAAAATCGCAACAACTTCAAAATCTTTAAAGTAGCCGACACCAAAGAAGATAGCATAGATTATGTTCGTGCCAGCCACATCTTGGTCAAATGGGCAACCCCCGACGAGGCCGACAAGAAAAAAGCCCGCCAACGCGCTGAAGAGCTGTTGAAAGAAATTCAAGAAGGCGCTGATTTTGCCGAAATGGCGCGCAAACACGGCACTGATGGCACTAAGGAAACTGGAGGCGACCTCGGCTTCTTCAGCCGTGGCCGTATGGTGAAGCCCTTTGAAGATGCGGCATTCAGTGTGAACGAACCCAGACTACTACCCAATATTGTGGAAACAGACTTTGGCTATCATATTGTCAAAGTAACGCACCCCAAAACGCGCACTAAATACAAACTCGCCGTAGTAGAAAAAATCCTAGATCCTAGCGAAGCCACCAACGACGAGGCCTACCGCAAAGCCGAGCAGCTAGCCAGCAACGTAACGAATCTCGCCCAACTAGAGGCAGAAGTTAACAAAAACCCTGCGCTTGTATTGCTCAAAGCAGAGCGCCTGCCTACATCGGCTAATAATATCAATGATATCAGTGACGCACGCGCTATCATCCGCTGGGCTTTCAATGATGCCAAAGTAGGAGAGGTATCAGAGGTGTTCGAGATGCGTGAGCAAAGCAAATACATCATTGCTGCCCTCACCGGACGTACCGCCGAAAAAGAGCCTAACATCGAGTCTTTCCGCGAAGAGCTGACCGCCGAAGTGCTCAAAGAGCGTAAAAAGATGCAAATTATAGCCAAACTGCAAAACACCAAAGGCGACCTCGATGCCATTGCCAAAGCTTATGGCGCAGGCGCAGCTATCGGCCAAGCCGACGAGCTGACACTGGCCTCGGGTAGCTTGGGCAACACCGGCCTCAACCCACGTGCTATCGGCACTATCTTCGGGCTCAAGGAAAATACCAACAGCCAGCCTATTGCTGATGAATCAGGCGTATTTGTGTTGCGCCCTATCAAGTTTGTCAAGGCTTCCGAAATTGCCGATTACTCACAATATAAATCGCAGCTACAGGAAGTGCAGCGCGCACAGACTTCTTTCAAAGCCACAGGGGCTGTGCGTGAGGCGGCTAAGATTAAAGATCACCGTTATAAGTTTTTCTAA
- the pyrH gene encoding UMP kinase encodes MTTPTDQSPKYKRVLLKLSGEALMGDKTHGIAPDMLEQYALEIKKVVELGIEVAIVIGGGNIFRGINAVESGIDRVQGDYMGMLATVINGMAIQATLEKHGMYTRLMSGIKMEQVCEPFIRRRAVRHLEKKRIVIFGAGIGSPYFTTDSAASLRAIEIEADVVLKGTRVDGVYTADPEKDATATRFSNISFDEVYTKGLNVMDMTAFTLCKENGLPIIVFDMNKPGNLLKIVKGEDVGTLITM; translated from the coding sequence ATGACAACCCCCACAGACCAATCCCCCAAATACAAACGTGTATTGCTCAAGCTAAGCGGCGAAGCGCTTATGGGCGATAAAACCCACGGCATCGCCCCGGATATGCTCGAACAGTATGCCCTCGAAATCAAAAAAGTAGTAGAGTTAGGCATCGAAGTAGCCATCGTGATTGGCGGCGGCAATATTTTCAGAGGCATCAATGCCGTAGAAAGCGGCATAGATCGTGTACAAGGTGATTATATGGGGATGTTGGCCACGGTCATCAATGGCATGGCCATCCAAGCTACCCTCGAAAAACACGGGATGTATACCCGCCTGATGTCAGGTATCAAGATGGAGCAGGTGTGTGAACCCTTTATCCGCCGCCGTGCCGTACGACACTTGGAGAAAAAGCGTATTGTCATCTTCGGTGCCGGTATTGGCAGCCCCTATTTCACCACAGACTCCGCCGCCAGCTTGCGCGCCATCGAAATCGAGGCCGATGTAGTGCTCAAGGGTACTCGTGTTGATGGGGTATATACTGCTGATCCCGAGAAAGATGCTACTGCCACCCGATTCTCCAATATCTCCTTCGACGAGGTATACACCAAAGGACTGAATGTGATGGATATGACGGCCTTCACTCTTTGCAAAGAAAACGGCCTGCCTATCATCGTATTTGATATGAACAAGCCGGGCAACTTACTCAAAATCGTGAAAGGAGAAGACGTAGGTACACTCATCACGATGTAA
- the frr gene encoding ribosome recycling factor: MEEDIKFVLDDAKSTMQKSVDHTAQELTKIRAGKASPAMLDGILVSYYGTPTPLNQVSSVTTPDPRTIAIRPFERNLISEIEKAIINSDLGITPQNDGENIRLTIPPLTEERRKTLVKQVKQEIENGKISVRNIRKDTNESLRKLQKDGAAEDAVKRAEEKVQKLTDEFIAKIDELFAKKEQELMTI, encoded by the coding sequence ATGGAAGAAGATATAAAATTCGTTCTTGATGACGCAAAAAGCACCATGCAGAAGTCTGTAGACCATACTGCCCAAGAGTTGACCAAAATCCGCGCTGGCAAGGCCTCTCCGGCCATGCTTGATGGAATCTTGGTGTCATACTATGGTACGCCTACGCCGCTGAACCAAGTGTCTTCGGTTACTACTCCTGACCCCCGCACTATCGCCATCCGCCCTTTTGAGCGCAACCTGATTAGCGAAATCGAAAAGGCAATTATCAACAGCGATTTGGGAATCACCCCCCAAAACGATGGCGAGAATATCCGCCTTACTATCCCCCCATTGACCGAAGAACGCCGCAAAACACTTGTAAAACAAGTGAAACAAGAAATCGAAAACGGTAAAATCAGTGTGCGTAATATCCGTAAAGATACCAACGAAAGCCTGCGAAAACTCCAAAAAGATGGAGCTGCCGAAGATGCAGTAAAACGCGCCGAAGAAAAGGTACAGAAACTGACAGATGAGTTTATCGCCAAAATCGATGAATTGTTTGCCAAAAAAGAACAAGAGCTGATGACCATCTAA
- a CDS encoding agmatine deiminase family protein, with the protein MQFSTPTPKALGYTFPAEWAPHEATWLSYPHNEASFPGKIHTIYPAYGEFVKVLAQGEKVYLNVNDAAMEQHARQTFAQAGVDMEQVFFCQHPTNDAWCRDHGPAFVINPKAAQPKMIVNWNHNAWGGKYPYELDTQIPLHVAQYLDLPVQSPGIVMEGGAVDFNGAGTVLTTTACLLNPNRNPTLSQAQIEQYLYEFYGVAQVLWLGEGIVGDDTDGHIDDITRFVNEDTVITVVEHNKQDENYALLQENLAALKKMRLHHTGKQLNIVELPMPAPVIWDDQRLPASYANFYIANAAVIVPTFNCPQDQVALDLLSQCFTDRPVVGIDSTEIIWGLGSFHCLSQQEPKV; encoded by the coding sequence ATGCAGTTTTCAACACCCACTCCCAAGGCTTTAGGCTATACTTTTCCTGCCGAATGGGCACCTCATGAGGCTACTTGGTTGAGTTATCCACACAACGAAGCCTCTTTCCCAGGCAAAATACACACCATCTATCCCGCTTATGGGGAGTTTGTCAAGGTATTGGCTCAGGGCGAGAAGGTATACCTCAATGTCAATGATGCGGCGATGGAACAACACGCCCGCCAAACTTTCGCCCAAGCCGGCGTAGATATGGAGCAGGTGTTTTTTTGTCAACACCCCACCAACGATGCTTGGTGTCGAGACCACGGGCCGGCCTTTGTCATCAACCCTAAGGCAGCGCAGCCCAAAATGATTGTAAACTGGAACCATAATGCATGGGGCGGGAAATATCCCTATGAGCTTGATACCCAGATTCCGCTACACGTAGCCCAATACCTCGACCTACCCGTACAGTCGCCCGGGATTGTGATGGAAGGCGGGGCAGTAGATTTTAATGGAGCCGGAACCGTACTGACAACCACTGCCTGCTTGCTCAACCCCAACCGTAACCCAACGCTTAGCCAGGCGCAAATCGAGCAGTACCTCTATGAGTTTTATGGTGTAGCGCAAGTATTGTGGCTTGGCGAAGGGATTGTAGGAGATGATACCGATGGGCATATTGATGACATCACGAGGTTTGTCAATGAAGATACGGTCATTACGGTGGTAGAACACAACAAACAGGACGAAAACTACGCATTGTTGCAAGAAAACCTAGCGGCGCTCAAAAAAATGAGACTGCACCACACCGGCAAACAGCTTAATATTGTAGAGTTGCCAATGCCAGCGCCTGTTATTTGGGATGACCAGCGCCTGCCTGCCTCATATGCCAACTTCTATATTGCCAATGCAGCAGTGATTGTCCCTACCTTTAACTGCCCGCAAGACCAAGTAGCCCTCGATTTGCTCTCGCAGTGCTTTACAGACCGACCAGTGGTAGGTATTGATTCTACAGAAATTATTTGGGGACTAGGGAGCTTCCATTGCCTCAGTCAGCAAGAGCCAAAGGTCTAA
- a CDS encoding glycosyltransferase — translation MNAYTVLSVFGFVSLWGYSWWVIWYSIFLGFWALLYVLALVWMRRLWFREANGGSVAILPEALPTVSVVIVARNESANLPALFEDLAQQQYPVEQLEVWLIDDYSEDHTAALVCQYQELMPYTLHYRLLQGEATLSPKKRGIAQAVSQAAGEWIACTDGDCRVPPAWLSTMLSIGQSRQAHFVSGGVAFILERPLFRRLQALEFATLVGVGAIGVMGGFPQMCNGANLSFRRQSFESVDGYTGWQHIASGDDEFLMHKMAKAYPKGICFAQHPAAVVQTYAQATWHSFFQQRKRWASKWPHYQNPVPKILAFFIFIGHAMAVLALILSVMQQYPWKLLIGIWGLKCLAEFWWLMPILRFLRLQPLAGYIPLLQIIYPFYVSLFGFVAGKGKYQWKGRAWQ, via the coding sequence ATGAATGCATACACAGTTTTATCGGTGTTCGGTTTTGTTTCTCTTTGGGGTTACTCTTGGTGGGTGATATGGTACTCCATTTTTTTAGGTTTTTGGGCATTGCTGTATGTCTTGGCCTTGGTCTGGATGCGGCGCTTATGGTTTCGGGAGGCCAACGGCGGATCTGTGGCCATATTGCCGGAGGCCTTACCTACGGTGAGTGTCGTGATTGTAGCCCGCAATGAATCAGCCAACCTGCCAGCCCTGTTTGAAGATTTGGCACAACAACAATACCCTGTTGAGCAGCTAGAAGTATGGCTGATAGATGATTACTCCGAAGACCACACCGCCGCCCTTGTGTGTCAATACCAAGAGCTGATGCCCTACACGCTCCATTATCGGCTGCTTCAAGGTGAGGCGACGCTATCGCCCAAAAAGCGGGGGATAGCCCAAGCCGTAAGCCAAGCGGCTGGAGAATGGATAGCCTGTACGGATGGCGACTGCCGCGTACCCCCGGCTTGGCTCTCCACGATGCTGTCTATAGGGCAGAGTCGACAAGCCCATTTTGTCAGCGGTGGGGTAGCATTTATTCTTGAGCGCCCCCTTTTCCGGCGGCTTCAGGCCTTAGAATTTGCGACCTTGGTGGGGGTGGGCGCTATTGGCGTGATGGGTGGCTTCCCACAAATGTGTAACGGAGCCAACCTGAGTTTCCGCCGGCAAAGCTTCGAAAGTGTTGATGGATATACAGGTTGGCAACATATAGCCTCCGGCGATGATGAATTTTTGATGCACAAAATGGCCAAGGCTTACCCTAAAGGGATTTGCTTTGCCCAACACCCTGCCGCTGTCGTACAGACCTATGCCCAAGCTACTTGGCATAGTTTTTTCCAACAACGCAAACGTTGGGCAAGCAAGTGGCCTCATTATCAAAACCCTGTGCCAAAAATATTGGCCTTTTTCATATTTATTGGGCACGCCATGGCCGTGTTGGCGCTAATTTTGTCGGTAATGCAACAGTATCCTTGGAAGCTTTTGATAGGCATCTGGGGGCTAAAATGCCTCGCCGAATTTTGGTGGCTGATGCCTATCCTTCGCTTTTTGAGGTTACAACCGCTAGCAGGATATATCCCGCTGTTGCAAATAATCTATCCGTTTTATGTATCTTTGTTTGGATTTGTTGCCGGCAAAGGTAAATACCAATGGAAAGGCCGTGCTTGGCAATGA